In Mesorhizobium sp. 113-3-3, a genomic segment contains:
- a CDS encoding M20 metallopeptidase family protein, with protein sequence MADDVAGPGAVDIDAGILDKMIEIRRHLHRNPELSNREVETQRYLRQMLAGEGISDIRDVAGFGLSVDIVGTGKPSNRKVAIRADIDALPIEEESGVDYSSTNPGVMHACGHDAHASMGFAVAAHLHRSRADFGGTVRLIFQPAEEDSPSGGKRVVEEGLLDDIDAAICLHVDPYTPSGKIAVRSGPYTLACDTFDAVVIGEAAHAAKPYEGIDAIAVACSMVGELQKIVSREIDPYDPLVISVTGINGGSAYNVIAGKVALKGTIRSGSDVTRERAWRRVREILEGMAASHGANVELTIHKGEPGVVNDGELAELIAVSGKACIGVDNVLDTSGWTIADDFGYYSEKRPSVYFRLGIRNEAVGSVYPLHHPKFRVDEAAMKIGAATLVAAATGFLSTQPENTD encoded by the coding sequence ATGGCAGACGATGTTGCCGGTCCCGGTGCGGTCGATATCGACGCCGGCATCCTCGACAAGATGATCGAGATCCGCCGCCATCTGCACCGCAACCCCGAACTGTCGAACCGCGAGGTGGAGACGCAGCGCTATCTCAGGCAGATGCTGGCGGGCGAGGGAATATCAGACATTCGCGACGTCGCGGGCTTTGGCCTGTCGGTAGACATAGTCGGCACTGGCAAGCCGTCGAACCGCAAGGTAGCAATACGCGCCGACATCGATGCCTTGCCGATCGAAGAAGAATCCGGTGTCGACTATTCATCGACGAATCCCGGCGTGATGCATGCCTGCGGTCACGACGCCCACGCCTCGATGGGCTTCGCGGTTGCCGCGCATCTGCATCGATCAAGAGCCGATTTTGGCGGCACCGTGCGCCTGATCTTCCAGCCCGCCGAGGAAGACTCGCCCTCGGGCGGCAAGCGCGTGGTGGAAGAGGGGCTGCTCGACGATATCGACGCCGCGATCTGCCTTCACGTCGATCCGTATACGCCATCCGGCAAGATCGCGGTCCGTTCGGGTCCCTACACGCTGGCGTGCGATACGTTCGACGCCGTCGTCATCGGCGAGGCGGCCCATGCGGCAAAGCCCTATGAGGGCATTGATGCGATTGCCGTGGCCTGCTCCATGGTCGGAGAATTGCAGAAGATCGTGTCTCGCGAGATCGACCCTTACGATCCGCTGGTCATATCAGTCACCGGCATCAATGGCGGCAGCGCCTACAATGTCATCGCCGGCAAGGTCGCCTTGAAGGGCACCATTCGCAGCGGCAGCGACGTAACCCGCGAGCGCGCCTGGCGGCGCGTTCGTGAAATCCTGGAGGGCATGGCGGCGAGCCACGGAGCCAATGTGGAACTCACCATCCACAAGGGTGAGCCGGGGGTCGTCAATGATGGCGAGTTGGCCGAACTGATTGCCGTCAGCGGCAAGGCCTGCATCGGCGTCGACAATGTTCTCGACACATCAGGCTGGACCATTGCCGACGATTTTGGCTACTACAGCGAGAAGCGTCCTTCGGTCTATTTCCGGCTCGGCATCCGCAATGAGGCGGTCGGATCGGTCTATCCGCTTCATCATCCCAAATTTCGCGTCGACGAGGCCGCCATGAAGATTGGCGCAGCCACGCTGGTTGCGGCGGCGACCGGATTTCTGTCAACGCAGCCGGAAAATACAGACTGA
- a CDS encoding M24 family metallopeptidase — MIELPFARDEYQQRLRKIRAEMAKRGLELLVVNDVANQHYITGYDGWSFYTPQVVLVPLEEVEPVWIGRAMDAAGGLLTAWMKPENVVGFPEDHVQRADRHPMDWIASWIVAKGWGNRHIAMELEAYYFSPKGHARLVAGLPNAKWHDADLLVNWIRAVKSAPEIAYLRKASTLAEAAVARAFEVIAPGVRECDAIAAIQAAQIAGSPDFAGDITALPPTILGGENASAPHIMWSDRRFGDNETIALELAGVCRRYAAGLARTMQLGKTPTRVADTAKAVIEGMDAVLDAVRPGTTAEAVEGAWRKVIQRYGLKKESRIGYSIGVAYPPDWGEHTISLRPGDKTVLEPGNVVHSILGMWMDGWGIEVSETILVTEAGNETLTKFPREIHVKS, encoded by the coding sequence ATGATCGAACTGCCGTTTGCCCGCGACGAATACCAGCAGCGGCTTCGCAAAATCCGCGCTGAGATGGCCAAGCGCGGTCTCGAGCTCCTTGTCGTCAACGACGTTGCCAACCAGCACTACATCACTGGCTATGATGGCTGGTCATTCTACACGCCACAGGTGGTGCTGGTCCCCTTGGAGGAGGTTGAGCCGGTCTGGATCGGGCGCGCCATGGACGCGGCCGGTGGTCTGCTGACGGCCTGGATGAAACCCGAGAATGTTGTTGGCTTCCCGGAGGATCACGTTCAGCGCGCCGACCGCCACCCCATGGACTGGATCGCGAGCTGGATCGTCGCCAAGGGCTGGGGAAACAGGCATATCGCCATGGAGCTCGAGGCCTACTACTTCTCGCCGAAGGGGCACGCACGCCTCGTCGCCGGCCTTCCCAACGCAAAATGGCACGACGCCGATCTCTTGGTGAACTGGATCCGCGCGGTCAAATCGGCGCCTGAAATCGCCTATCTGCGCAAGGCCTCGACGCTCGCCGAAGCGGCTGTCGCGCGGGCCTTCGAGGTGATCGCGCCCGGCGTGCGCGAATGCGATGCGATTGCGGCCATCCAGGCGGCGCAGATCGCCGGCAGCCCTGACTTTGCCGGCGATATCACCGCGCTTCCGCCGACCATCCTCGGCGGCGAGAACGCCTCGGCCCCGCACATCATGTGGAGCGACAGGCGATTTGGAGACAACGAGACGATTGCGCTGGAACTCGCCGGTGTCTGCCGCCGCTATGCCGCCGGGCTGGCGAGGACGATGCAGCTCGGCAAGACGCCGACGCGCGTCGCCGATACGGCGAAGGCGGTGATCGAGGGCATGGACGCGGTGCTCGATGCGGTCAGACCAGGAACGACGGCCGAAGCGGTCGAGGGCGCATGGCGCAAGGTCATCCAGCGCTACGGACTGAAGAAGGAGTCGCGCATCGGCTATTCCATCGGCGTCGCCTATCCGCCGGATTGGGGCGAACACACGATCAGCCTGCGGCCCGGCGACAAGACGGTGCTTGAACCCGGCAATGTCGTCCATTCCATCCTTGGCATGTGGATGGATGGCTGGGGCATTGAGGTCAGCGAGACCATTCTGGTCACTGAAGCCGGCAACGAGACGTTGACGAAGTTCCCGCGAGAGATCCATGTCAAATCCTGA
- a CDS encoding ROK family transcriptional regulator: protein MALRGTNQEFGRPYNRRIVLESIRLHGPIARGEIASRVGLTVQTVSTIVRELEEQGYILSLREEPKGRGLPPATLRINPDGGYAVGIHITPLGIDAALINLSGDVIEGIYREAPNATPDHAFELIGAMVVELTGLRAGGRVLGVGLALPGPFGVESMSFVGPTTMTGWKDVALRERLAASTGLPAFFETDMVAAAMGERLYGLGAQFSDYYYLYFGVGLGGVMVHDGSVQRGAWGNAGEVGHIPVVPGGEACPCGNRGCLERYLSLEALGRWNGTEADWVMEVAPIFHNAIAVIENLFDPETVILGGLASTDLLERLAGSTDGLHNSVSARKDRIAPRLMVARGGQHSVLRGAAALAVSGVLSPRFGQMFAAERERGRDLLAAKEIAA from the coding sequence ATGGCATTGCGGGGGACCAATCAGGAGTTCGGGCGGCCGTACAACCGACGCATCGTGCTTGAATCCATCCGCCTGCATGGACCGATCGCCCGCGGCGAGATCGCCAGCCGCGTCGGGCTTACCGTCCAGACCGTATCGACCATCGTTCGCGAACTGGAAGAACAGGGATACATCCTCTCCCTGCGTGAGGAGCCCAAGGGGCGCGGCCTGCCGCCGGCGACGCTGCGCATCAATCCCGATGGCGGCTATGCCGTCGGCATCCACATCACCCCACTCGGCATCGATGCCGCCTTGATCAATCTGAGCGGCGACGTGATCGAGGGTATTTACCGGGAAGCGCCGAACGCAACGCCGGACCATGCCTTCGAGCTGATCGGCGCGATGGTGGTTGAATTGACCGGATTGCGCGCCGGCGGACGGGTGCTTGGGGTTGGTCTCGCCCTGCCCGGACCGTTCGGTGTCGAATCCATGAGTTTTGTCGGTCCGACCACGATGACCGGTTGGAAGGACGTGGCGCTGCGCGAGCGGCTGGCGGCCTCGACCGGACTGCCGGCCTTCTTCGAAACCGATATGGTTGCGGCGGCCATGGGCGAGCGGCTCTACGGCCTCGGCGCTCAATTCTCCGACTATTACTACCTCTATTTCGGCGTCGGCCTTGGCGGCGTCATGGTCCATGACGGCAGCGTGCAGCGCGGCGCCTGGGGCAATGCAGGCGAGGTCGGCCACATCCCTGTCGTTCCCGGCGGCGAGGCCTGTCCCTGCGGCAACCGGGGTTGCCTCGAAAGATACCTCTCGCTCGAGGCGCTTGGGCGCTGGAACGGCACGGAGGCCGACTGGGTCATGGAAGTCGCGCCGATCTTTCACAATGCGATCGCCGTCATCGAAAACCTGTTCGACCCTGAAACGGTAATCCTCGGCGGGCTGGCGTCCACGGACCTGCTCGAACGGCTGGCTGGTTCGACCGACGGCCTGCACAACTCCGTCTCGGCGCGCAAGGACCGCATCGCGCCCCGGCTGATGGTCGCGCGCGGCGGGCAACATTCGGTGTTGCGCGGCGCCGCCGCCCTTGCGGTTTCAGGTGTGCTGTCGCCGCGCTTCGGCCAGATGTTCGCCGCCGAGCGCGAACGCGGCCGCGATCTTCTGGCGGCCAAGGAGATCGCGGCATGA
- a CDS encoding ATP-binding cassette domain-containing protein, with translation MSEPLLVLDNVTKNYGAIEALKGISFSIGKGEVVALLGDNGAGKSTLVKIIAGGLEPTSGRMLFEGKEFLARSPAEAKAAGIETVYQDLSLCTNVDVVANFFMGREITRKVLGIPVLDERAMEAVVGKALASAGTRIPSLRTNVEHLSGGQRQAIELNRFVHWGGKLVLLDEPFAALGVEQTRRGLDMIRQVASQGIGVVIITHIMQQAFQVADRIVVIRQGIVAGDVARNKTSPDAVINMITGETLAGAGPAG, from the coding sequence ATGAGCGAACCGCTGCTGGTGCTCGACAACGTCACCAAGAACTACGGCGCGATCGAAGCCCTGAAGGGGATCAGCTTCTCCATCGGCAAGGGCGAGGTCGTGGCGTTGCTGGGCGACAACGGCGCCGGCAAATCGACGCTGGTCAAGATCATCGCCGGCGGGCTGGAACCGACCTCGGGCCGCATGCTGTTCGAGGGCAAGGAGTTCCTGGCGAGGTCGCCGGCCGAGGCGAAGGCGGCGGGCATCGAAACCGTCTACCAGGACCTTTCGCTCTGCACCAATGTCGACGTGGTGGCGAATTTCTTCATGGGCCGCGAGATCACCAGGAAGGTGCTCGGCATTCCCGTGCTCGACGAGCGCGCCATGGAAGCCGTCGTCGGCAAGGCGCTGGCCAGCGCCGGCACCCGCATCCCCTCGCTGCGCACCAATGTCGAGCATCTCTCGGGCGGCCAGAGGCAGGCCATCGAGCTCAACCGCTTCGTCCATTGGGGCGGCAAGCTGGTGCTGCTCGACGAACCGTTCGCCGCGCTGGGCGTCGAGCAGACGCGGCGCGGTCTCGACATGATCCGCCAGGTGGCGAGCCAGGGCATCGGCGTCGTCATCATCACCCATATCATGCAGCAGGCCTTTCAGGTCGCCGACCGGATCGTTGTGATCCGGCAAGGCATCGTGGCCGGCGATGTCGCACGCAACAAAACAAGTCCCGATGCGGTGATCAACATGATCACCGGGGAGACGCTTGCCGGTGCCGGACCGGCGGGCTGA
- a CDS encoding sugar ABC transporter substrate-binding protein, protein MKRILLAVFGILALAFATLTPAIAQSKGTVYYLVPTLLDEFQTGSVSALELFLKQVGYDFKSLNADNKTDAQQSQMNDVIALKPAAIVLAAVDFNALKPSIEAARAAGIPVVEFDRQITSTPSDFTSVAGTVEIGYVAADQAEKLLKAKNGSVKGKVLQVLGDPGDPYTLDIQKGFEEKMKAFPDVKIISLPAMQWEASNAGTIVADQMLANPDIDLIFSHAAHLSVAAVASLEAAGKKPGDVMLMSSNGAPVGLDLIRKGWLNVEVEQPLYAQAAAVAMFMDKVVKKEEIKPGEYDVLGLKSTVTKEAWGPNIKIPGAAITKENVDNPAFWGNQKPPTDTVKPVE, encoded by the coding sequence ATGAAGCGAATACTTCTTGCTGTCTTCGGTATCCTGGCACTGGCCTTTGCCACGCTCACGCCGGCAATCGCCCAGTCGAAGGGAACCGTCTACTATCTGGTACCGACATTGCTCGATGAGTTTCAGACCGGCTCGGTGAGCGCTCTGGAGCTGTTCCTGAAGCAGGTCGGCTACGACTTCAAATCGCTGAACGCCGACAACAAGACCGACGCCCAGCAATCGCAGATGAACGACGTCATTGCGCTCAAGCCAGCGGCAATCGTGCTGGCCGCCGTCGACTTCAATGCGCTGAAGCCGTCCATCGAAGCGGCGCGCGCCGCAGGCATCCCGGTGGTCGAATTCGACCGCCAGATCACGTCGACGCCTTCCGACTTCACCTCGGTGGCAGGTACGGTCGAGATCGGTTATGTGGCCGCGGACCAGGCCGAGAAGCTGCTGAAGGCGAAGAACGGATCGGTAAAGGGCAAGGTCCTGCAGGTGCTGGGTGACCCTGGCGATCCCTACACGCTCGACATCCAGAAGGGTTTCGAGGAGAAGATGAAGGCGTTCCCGGACGTCAAGATCATCTCGCTTCCGGCCATGCAGTGGGAAGCCAGCAACGCCGGTACCATCGTTGCCGACCAGATGCTGGCCAACCCCGACATCGACCTGATCTTCAGCCATGCCGCGCATCTCTCGGTCGCTGCCGTCGCCTCGCTCGAGGCCGCCGGCAAGAAGCCGGGCGACGTCATGCTGATGAGCTCGAACGGCGCGCCGGTCGGCCTCGACCTGATACGCAAGGGCTGGCTCAACGTCGAAGTCGAGCAGCCGCTCTACGCGCAGGCCGCGGCCGTCGCCATGTTCATGGACAAGGTGGTCAAGAAGGAAGAAATCAAGCCCGGCGAATACGATGTGCTTGGCCTTAAGTCGACCGTGACCAAGGAGGCATGGGGCCCGAACATCAAGATCCCGGGTGCGGCCATCACCAAGGAAAACGTCGACAATCCCGCTTTCTGGGGCAACCAGAAGCCGCCGACCGATACAGTCAAGCCAGTCGAATAG
- a CDS encoding ABC transporter permease — MNPRTRHALELVLDNLVWFMLVFVLVVFSIFIPNYFQLGIFANIIEASSVLGVMSIGLALVIIAGHMDLSVESVAALSAMAVGILFCSSGIGLGVQVHPEWLMVPVSLLLALAVGGLIGAFNGFLVVKVKMSAFIITLASYIWVRGLVLVISGGRSAQDLAPAIRWFGIQRLIGLPLTAWIAIACFVVFSLILAKTPFGRHLVMIGGNETATFRAGIRVNRNLIIAFVLAGAIAGLAGWLLAIRTSGATANLGVGLLFNAFAAVVIGGVSLKGGVGTLPGVYAGVLLLSAINTAINLMGLPANFTQVIHGLLVLAAVLLDAFKQTIRQRLA; from the coding sequence ATGAACCCTCGCACCCGCCATGCCCTGGAGCTCGTCCTCGACAACCTCGTCTGGTTCATGCTGGTCTTCGTGCTGGTGGTGTTTTCCATCTTCATCCCGAACTATTTCCAGCTCGGCATCTTCGCCAACATCATCGAGGCCTCCAGCGTGCTCGGCGTCATGTCGATCGGCCTGGCGCTGGTCATCATCGCCGGCCATATGGATCTGTCGGTCGAATCGGTCGCCGCGCTCAGCGCGATGGCGGTGGGCATCCTGTTTTGCTCGTCCGGGATCGGCCTTGGCGTTCAAGTGCATCCGGAATGGCTGATGGTTCCGGTGTCGCTGCTGCTGGCGCTGGCCGTGGGCGGCCTGATCGGCGCCTTCAACGGGTTTCTGGTGGTCAAGGTCAAGATGAGCGCCTTCATCATCACGCTGGCGTCCTACATCTGGGTGCGCGGCCTGGTGCTGGTGATTTCAGGCGGCCGCTCGGCGCAGGATCTGGCGCCGGCGATCCGCTGGTTCGGCATCCAGCGGCTGATCGGCCTGCCGCTCACCGCCTGGATCGCCATCGCCTGTTTCGTCGTCTTTTCGCTTATCCTGGCCAAGACGCCGTTTGGCCGGCACCTGGTGATGATCGGCGGCAACGAAACGGCGACCTTCCGCGCCGGCATCAGGGTCAACCGCAACCTCATCATCGCCTTCGTGCTGGCCGGCGCCATTGCCGGCCTTGCCGGCTGGCTGCTGGCGATCCGCACCTCGGGCGCCACCGCCAATCTCGGTGTCGGCCTGCTGTTCAACGCCTTTGCCGCGGTCGTCATCGGCGGCGTCAGCCTGAAGGGCGGTGTCGGCACCCTGCCCGGCGTCTATGCCGGGGTGCTTCTGCTCTCGGCCATCAACACGGCGATCAATCTGATGGGGCTGCCGGCCAATTTCACCCAGGTCATTCACGGCCTGCTGGTGCTTGCGGCCGTGCTGCTCGACGCATTCAAGCAAACCATTCGCCAAAGACTGGCATGA
- a CDS encoding SDR family NAD(P)-dependent oxidoreductase, with translation MTARLKDKVALIIGSARGIGKGIALRFAEEGAKLVLADSEAEAGQASADELGIPFIGTDISQMRDAEAAVALALKHHGRLDIIVQNAGIYPWQLIENTSTDDWDRVMAVNLRGTFNATRAALVPMKAQRSGRMLYTSSITGPHVTSPGHGHYSATKAGINGFIRAAALEFSGYGITVNGVEPGNILTEAIQQHRGAAYIKNMEDSIPLGRLGSPRDVANAFLFLASDDASYITGTTIVVDGGQLLPEGKDFRMVPP, from the coding sequence ATGACCGCACGACTGAAAGACAAGGTGGCGCTGATCATCGGCAGCGCGCGCGGCATCGGCAAGGGCATTGCCCTTCGCTTCGCCGAAGAAGGCGCAAAGCTGGTGCTGGCCGACAGCGAGGCCGAGGCCGGGCAAGCGAGCGCGGACGAGCTCGGTATCCCCTTCATCGGCACCGACATCTCGCAAATGCGCGACGCCGAGGCCGCGGTGGCACTGGCGCTGAAGCATCACGGCAGGCTCGACATCATCGTGCAGAATGCCGGCATCTATCCCTGGCAATTGATCGAGAACACCAGCACCGACGACTGGGACCGCGTCATGGCCGTCAATCTGCGCGGTACCTTCAACGCCACCCGCGCCGCGCTGGTGCCGATGAAGGCGCAGCGCTCCGGACGCATGCTCTACACCTCCTCCATCACCGGGCCGCATGTCACAAGCCCCGGCCACGGCCATTATTCGGCGACCAAAGCAGGTATCAACGGCTTCATCCGGGCAGCTGCGCTGGAATTCTCCGGCTACGGCATCACCGTCAACGGCGTCGAGCCCGGCAACATCCTCACAGAGGCCATCCAGCAGCATCGCGGCGCCGCCTATATCAAGAACATGGAAGATTCCATCCCGCTCGGCCGGCTCGGCAGCCCGCGCGACGTCGCCAATGCCTTCCTGTTCCTTGCCTCGGACGACGCCAGCTACATCACCGGCACAACCATTGTCGTCGATGGCGGGCAATTGCTGCCCGAGGGCAAGGATTTCCGGATGGTGCCGCCTTGA
- the rbsK gene encoding ribokinase, which produces MAAGKPVVILGVFVADTAYRADRQPRMGETILGNSFKLGPGGKGSNQAVAAGKLGADTTFLTRLGVDAFADMAKRTWQDAGVKSAVIDTPDSYTGAAYIFVEEGSGNNAIIVSPGAAMLISPADIEANAALIRTAGVFVTQLEQPIDAALRALEIARGAGVTTILNPAPAAKLPDRIYTLCDYLTPNETETEELTGMKVSSVDEARAAAGKLLEKGVGTVIVTLGDKGALLHSKGRSEHVPAISAGPVVETTGAGDAFNGGFAAALSRGVEPLQAVRFACAVAGISVTRPGTAPSMPTLQEVEALLAKG; this is translated from the coding sequence ATGGCCGCCGGAAAGCCTGTTGTCATTTTGGGCGTCTTCGTCGCCGATACCGCCTATCGTGCCGATCGCCAGCCGCGCATGGGCGAGACGATTCTGGGCAATTCGTTCAAGCTGGGCCCGGGCGGCAAGGGGTCGAACCAGGCGGTGGCCGCCGGCAAGCTCGGCGCCGACACCACCTTCCTGACCCGCCTTGGCGTCGATGCCTTCGCCGACATGGCCAAGCGGACCTGGCAGGATGCCGGCGTGAAAAGCGCCGTCATCGACACGCCGGACAGCTATACGGGCGCCGCCTATATCTTCGTCGAGGAGGGAAGCGGCAACAACGCCATCATCGTCAGCCCGGGTGCGGCCATGCTGATCTCGCCAGCAGACATCGAGGCCAATGCCGCCCTGATTCGTACTGCCGGCGTCTTCGTCACCCAGCTCGAACAGCCGATCGACGCGGCGCTCAGGGCGCTGGAGATCGCGCGCGGGGCAGGGGTGACGACCATCCTCAACCCTGCTCCCGCGGCAAAGCTTCCCGACCGCATCTACACGCTCTGCGACTATCTCACGCCGAACGAGACCGAGACGGAGGAATTGACCGGCATGAAGGTCTCTTCGGTCGATGAGGCGCGGGCCGCCGCTGGCAAGTTGCTCGAAAAGGGCGTTGGCACGGTCATCGTCACGCTCGGTGACAAGGGCGCGCTGCTGCACTCGAAGGGACGCTCCGAGCATGTCCCCGCCATCAGCGCCGGGCCGGTGGTCGAAACCACCGGCGCGGGGGACGCCTTCAACGGCGGCTTCGCCGCGGCGCTGTCGCGAGGCGTGGAACCGCTGCAAGCGGTGCGCTTTGCCTGCGCCGTCGCCGGCATTTCGGTGACGCGGCCCGGCACCGCGCCGTCGATGCCGACGCTGCAAGAAGTCGAGGCACTGCTGGCGAAGGGTTGA
- a CDS encoding RbsD/FucU family protein — protein sequence MLKGINPLLNADVLQALRAMGHGDDLIIADTNFPSDSVARQTVLGRLLRIDAPAAEVVKAVLSLYPLDTFVDDAAARMEIVGKPDEIPSVQKEVQREIDAAEGKSWPMLPVERYAFYERAKQAYCVIQTGERRFYGCFAFRKGVIPPDAE from the coding sequence ATGCTCAAAGGCATCAATCCGCTGCTCAATGCCGACGTGCTGCAGGCATTGCGGGCGATGGGCCATGGCGACGACCTGATCATCGCCGACACCAATTTCCCCTCCGATTCGGTGGCGCGCCAGACGGTGCTCGGCCGGCTGCTGCGCATCGATGCGCCAGCTGCGGAAGTGGTGAAGGCCGTGCTGTCGCTCTATCCGCTGGATACGTTCGTCGACGACGCGGCCGCGCGCATGGAAATCGTCGGCAAGCCGGACGAGATACCGTCCGTGCAGAAGGAAGTGCAAAGAGAAATCGACGCCGCCGAAGGCAAGTCCTGGCCGATGCTGCCGGTCGAGCGCTACGCCTTCTACGAGCGCGCCAAGCAGGCCTATTGCGTCATCCAGACCGGTGAGCGCCGTTTTTACGGCTGCTTTGCCTTCCGCAAAGGCGTCATCCCGCCGGATGCGGAGTAG